The nucleotide window CTTTCCTGTGGCCTTTTTGGAGGTTGCGCTTGCACTTACGCTTGCAGTTGGGCTTGCATCTTTATAACTAATCTTATATTTATCATGAAAGCTGTTATCCCGGAAAATCGGGTCCTGTTCCCACATAAACCAATAAGGATGAATCCCCACTTCTTCCACCAAACGTTTGAATACCGGATATGATATGCCGTTCTTTTCATTCTCAATGTCGGAAAGCGCGGCCTGTGATATGCCCAGCATCAGGGCAAAGTCCTGCTGACTCTTTTTTATCAGCTTTCTGATATATAAAATACGTTGTCCGTCTGTCATTGCTGAAAAATATAGAAAAAGTTATAAAAAGATTTTGACTTTATAAGAAAACTTATATTTTTGTGATATGGTTTTAATAGAGAAAAAACGATAAAAGTATCAATTAAAATCAAAACGGCCTAAAAAGTTGGCTACAGTCCTTGTTGTAAGTTGTTAACCTATGAAGTTTGATTCCCGTAACAGATTGTGCATAGAAGGGCACGAATTTATAAAAACAAAGGAGAACCCCGGAGGCCTTGTCCCCAAAGGAACCTATGATTCTTTAAAAAGCAGGAACAGGATAGAAGTGCTGGAACGCGGCGGCAATGGCCGTTCCGTACTGATTGTATATGCATCTTTACCCGAGGTATATAAAGAGCTGATTGTAACAAAATACGGCGACCCGCATGCTTATCTATGCAAGCAGCCCCTGCTCCATCTAATCAGGAAAGATCCGCGTGCTGAAAAATTTTTCCTGGACTATCGTTATGATGAAAACAAATGTCTGCCTGCCGGGCATGTGGAAAAGTACGTCATAGCTGCTGCCTGGCTGGATATGCTGGTACAGGTATGCAAGGAAAAATATTTCATCCGGAAACAGCTGGGCATCAGTAAGGAAACATTCTGGAAAACCGTACTGGAGTTGATTGTCACGCATGATATTCTATTACCTCACAGCTATAAAAGACTGAACAAAAAAATCAGACAGTATGAGGAATTGGGCTATGCCTGCCTGATAGACTGGCGGTTTGGTAACCAGAACAGTGCGAAGATAAAAGATGAATTATCAGAATCGATGTTACTGGAGCTGATTGCGCATCCCAATCAACATGATGATACGGTAATTGCCAGGGCCTATAACCAATGGGCCAGCCAGCATGCTTATGCAGCTATCACCGCTGCCACAGTAGGTAATCACAGACGCAACAATTATTATCAGCTGCAACTTTTCCGGGAAGGCAGTGCTGCATGGTACAACCAATTTGGTAAACAAACGAAACGGAACCGTCCATCCGCGCCGCTGTTGCTCGTTGGTTCTGATGATAACGATGTAGACCTGTATTTCAGGGATGAACATGCAAGTAACGAACAACAGCTTGTTACCCGCTACTACCACCGGTTTAAAGCAGTTGTTATCAGCGACGCTTTTAATGATTATCCGCTGGGCTACTTTTATGCAGATAGTATCAGTACCGATCTTGTAAAAATGGCCTGGCTGGATGCAATGTATCACATACATCAGCTTACCGGTGCCTGGTACCTCCCACATCAACTGCAAACAGACAGATGGAATCTGAAGGCACTGGAATCCTTTTACCAACAGATCGATGCCGGATATTTTCCTGCAGCAGCAAGAGCTCCCCGCTCCAAATATATAGAACGGACGTTTGGTAAACGCTGGCATCAGCACCTGCGTCGCTTCGATAACTATGCAGGCAACAACATTACTTCCCGTAGCCGTCTCAATCCTGATCATCTGGCAAAACAAAAAAAACTTTTCCCCGAAAAAGAAGAAGCCTTTCCTATACTGCAAACCTTTATTGAAGGCTTACGCCAGGAGAGAAATCCTGCAACAGGCCGCACCCGCCAGGAAGACTGGATAGCTTCCTTTAATGCCAGCGCCTCATCCAAACAACGGTGTATTACAGACGAACAGCTACTGCTGATTTTCGGCGTGCCCCATACGCATAGCAACACAATCACCAACGGTGGCATACGTATGACCATAAAAGGCCGGACCCACGAATATGAAATACCGGATGCCCTGTACCTCCGGAATGTAGGAAAAAAGGTACAGCTGATATATGACCCGTTTGATCTGTCACGGATACTTGTTACGGACGGGCAGCAACTACGTTTTGTTGCACATACACAGCAAAAACTGCCTGCCGCCCGCGCCGACTATCAGGAAGGCGATGAAGCACGCCTCTGGCAGCATCTGCATAACAAAAAAGAGCTGGTGAAAATGATAACAGATAAAAAAAGAAACCGGGAAACCCTGCTGGAAAAAAACAAAGCGAATGCCGCTGCTCTCTTGCAAGCCCGGGTAATGATCAAAGAAATAAAGCAACAAGCCGAAGACAACGTACAGGAATTTATTCCATCAGCAACATCCGATTTCGATCCCCTCGATTTAATGTAATCCTACTCACAACAAGATAAAAAACATCAGATATGAAAAAGCAAGCTGTAATGCCGGCCTGGCATTTCGTGGAAACTATTGCCTCCCAAACACTGGACGCATATTTCGAAGATGCAAAAATGTATGGGAATGTGTTTGCTATCACAGGCGCAGCTGGTTCCGGTAAAACCTTTTCTGCACAAAGGTTTTCCACCACAGAGCCTTCGGTTATACACCTGGAATGTGCAGAGCACTGGAACCGTAAAATATTTCTCAGAAAAATACTGACAGCCATGCATAAAGAACCACAGGGCTACAATGTAGGTGACCTGCTGGATGAAATTGTATCCCATTTACTGGTGATGGAAGAACCCTTACTGATCCTCGATGAAGCAGATAAACTCAGTGATCAGGTATTGTATTTTTTTATCACGCTGTACAACCTGCTCAGAGGAAAATGCGGCATTGTGATGATGGCCACCAACCACCTGGTAAAACGAATGGAAAGAGGACGCAGACTTAACCGTAAAGGATATACGGAAATTTATTCCCGTTTAGGCCGGCGTATTATTCAGCTCCCCTCCCTCAATAAACAGGAAATCATCGCTATCTGTGAAGCCAATGGCATCAGTGAGCAGCCAGCTGCTGTAGAAATCTTTCATGAATGTGAAGGAGATATGCGCCGTCTTGAAAGAGAAGTGCATAAACGGAAACGTAAAATGCTCAAACAGACCCAAAAATAAGCCGACATGAAAAGAAAAATAAAGATTCATGGTCAGCCGGAAAACGACTTTGCTGACCAGACAGTAGATGCCATTTGCCACGCACTTCAGCTGCGTAAGGAAGTGTTAACTTCTGGTCGTAATGATAAATATGTGGCATGTGCAAGACAGGTTATTTGTTATGTTTTAATCAGATTTTTCAATGTAACATTTGCACAGGCGGGAAAATCATTAAACCGGAGCAGACCGGCCGTATATTACAACCTGAACGAAGCCATCAAACACCTTACTGTAGCGGATTACACATTTATGGAACAATGGCAGAAAATAGCCCCCATTCTGCCCGGATTAAAAGCAAAAATTTTACCTTAAAATGCCATAAAAAAAATATATCTTTAAATGAACAACTGTTAAACTCATAAAAGGATTTGTTAATCCATACGATACCAATCCATTTACCTGAAAAAATAGTTTTACACCCTTAAAATTATCAAGCCAGACTTTCAACTGTCGGTTTCCATACCAGCAAAAAACACTGTAGCTATACCTGGCGGGTTACCTATTATGGAAGGACAGAAGTGAGCGAATTAATCCTAAGAAAATTATGAAGAAAGTGTGTTATCAAAATGAAGGTTTGTTACTATACATTCCAACCGTGAGCCCTGAAAGTTTACATTCCGGATTAATGCAGGGAATTATTCAGACTGTAAAACATAATCTTGCCAATCCGGAAAGCGTACCGGAAAACGTACGACAGGCAAATGTGTTTTTGCTCGATCTCTTGTCCAGCATGCTGCCTGGTGAATTGGAAATGGAGCAGATCTACAAATCGTAATCTTCTGGCTATTGTCAACATCTTAATGCTCCTCTAACGGGGAGCATTTTTTATTTTTGTAGTGTGAAAGGAGTTCAAACATTATTCTCGCAATTATTGTCTGACCCGCCTGCTGATGCCAGCCGTCGGACGCCGGGTAGAAACCGCGACCTTATCGTACGTCGTGACGAAAGGCTCGTGCATCGTCATTATTACTATTTGCGGATTTGCCGGAAAAGATATGATGAGATCATTCATATTCTATCCATCGAATTTGATTTATCAGGTTATACTATCATCGAAAGATTACAACTGGATGTGAACTTTCAATTATTAAAGCAACTGAATACACAGCAGCCTTCTGTGACAGCATTGCGTAAATTATACCCCTGGATGGTCTGGAAATAATTTATCAAAAAGGGATTACAAAACCGGCGCGGACAAACAGTTGAATACTGTTCTGTCCGCGCCGGTTTCGTTTGGGGCCATATGCTGATTAAATACGCCGGATACCGGTTTAGCTATACTTGTTGATAACCGGGTTAGGTCTTGCTGTTTTGGTACTGTTATCCACAGTGCTGTTGTCTCTCAGAGATAGGGCATATTTCACCACACGCAGATGCAGTTTATCACCCAGCTGCTCACTATCAGAGGAACGGCGGAGTAGTTTTCCATAACCATTGCCCAGTACCTGCCCCTGCAGTGCTTTATGGATAGCTTGCTCCAGCGCATAATAGGTGTTTACGTTATTACCGGCGGCATCCACTGCAATACGTATCTGAAGGCTTCCGGTCCCCTGCTGTATGTTACCAGGCAGATCTTCCCAGGTAACTTCACGCAGATCAATCAATGCACATGGAAAAGCAATTGCAGCAGGTGTAGTTGCACCTGTTTTCTCCAGCTGACCAAAATCCTGTCCGACAAACTGAAGGGCAGGAACGGCCGCTTGCACGCGGCTGATAACGAGGTTCATAAAATCTACGAAAACGTTGTTCATGTGATAAATGTTTTTGTTAAGAATTGTTTATGCAAAAGTGCTTTAATAAAAGGTTGGATAAAATTTCACCTGGCATGATGCGGAGATAACCGGAGTATGATACCGCCATACAAGAAGTATGGCGAAACCCTTATTTGGTAAAGCTTTCAGATGATTGCATCTTTACATTGTATTACGGACGAAACGATGTACACAAGCAACAGCAGACAGAAGATGATCAGTTGTACAATTTAACCGTGATACTCCCGCTTGCTTTCCCTATCCCGTAAGATAGGGCAGCCGGAGGGAGGGGATCGTTAACCTTTAGCAGATGACAGATATGAAACAATTCATTAACGAAACAAAGGAGAGATTAACCTCTCCAACCCCCAGATTTTTCAAGAAAATAAAGATTGTTGGCAAAGTACTGATAGCCGGAGCTGGTGCAATATTAGCACCATCTGTGGCCAATGTGCAAATGCCGGGCATGCTGCAGGAAGTTGCCAAGGCATTGTTTATTGCCGGCTCTGTGATGGTGGCCGTAGCTTCTGCTGCCGTAGAAGGTGAATAAAAAAAATGTTAACCCGTGAGAAACATTCCATTGTTTGTTGCTGCCCTGTTAGCGATACTGCTGCTATACCGGGAATGCGGCAGAATTGTTAACCCCATACAGCCGTTGATAACTTCCATAGACACTCCGATAGTACAACACTATCGGGATGCAGAAGGACTACAGCATGCTGTAACCGCTGTCAGTACCAACAAAGCGTTAGCACCTGTTGCAGCTATCAGCAAAAAGGTTACTGTTAAACCTGAAAAAATACAACAGGTCACCAACGCTGTAACCATTACATCGGATACCATACCCGCGATAGCAGTCAATCACGTACAGGACACGACGGTGTTTTATTACGAAGACGACTGGATTAGCATCCATGGCGTATTGCACGACTCGGTTCAGATTACCTACAAGATGCGTGACAGTATCTGGCTGGCAGCATACCAAAAGAAAGAAGGGCTTTTCAGAAAAGCTACCTATATCGATGGTTTCAGCGCCAATCCCCATACCACCATCACCGGTTTAAAATCGATCAACTTAAATACGCTGAACCGCCGGCAGGCCAGGCTTTCCATAGGACCCTCCATCGGCTATTATTATGCAGGAGGAAAGTTTCAATGGAGCGCGGGTATCGGTATGCAATACAATATCATCCGTTTTTAAACCCGTTAACCAATGACACTGGCAGAAAAAGTATTAGCTGTAGCCCTTTCCCAGGAGGGTGTTGAAGAGCATCCCAGGGGAAGTAATGCAGGACCTGAAGTAAATCAGTATCTCAAAAGTGTGGGATTAGGTCCTGGTTATCCATGGTGCATGGCATTTGTATACTGGTGTATGCAACAGGCTACCACCGCATTGGGTGTAAAAAATGAACTGACTAAAACCGGAGGCGTCTTGCTGCAGTGGCGTACCACCGGCATGAAAAAAGTTCAGACTTCCAGAAGTGTAATACCTGGCGCCATCTTCATCATGGAATACGGCAATGGCTTCGGTCACACCGGTTTCGTTATCAGCGTCGACGGCAACAAGGTATATACTATCGAGGGCAACACCAATGACCAGGGTAGCCGTGAAGGCTTTACAGTGGCCAAAAGAATACGGCCGGCAACATCCTTCAAAGGTTTCCTCATCCCCTAGCTACCACACCATCACAGTTTTTTATCAATTTCTATACATCCATTTTACAAAAAATGAAAAATGGCAAGACCAAAAGTAAATATTTCAACAACTAACGGCAACCTTGGTGGTTTAGCCCCTAATGTAGACGGCGTGTGCGGCCTTATCATGGCCATCCCGCAAGCACCCACCAGTGGCTTCGGTACACCGGTACTGATCAAGAGCAAAAAACAGGCAGGTGAAGAATTAGCCCAGGCCACCAATGCACTGGCACTGACTGCTATCAACGATGGATTTTTTGCAGAAGCAGCCGAAGGCAGCAAACTGTATTGCCTGTTCGTAGCAGCAGCCACCACTATGGAAGACATGTTACTTCCAGCTAACGCAGATAAACTGCTGACGTTCGCCAATGGTACTATCAGCCTGCTCGGCCTCGCTAAATTCCCTGCATCTGGCTACACGCCTGTCGTTACCGATGGTATCGATGCAGATGTTGTAAAAGCTGCAGATGCAGCGCAGATACTGTCCACCAAATGGTTCAACCTGCGCAAACCATTCCGTGCCCTCCTCCAGGGTTTTGGTTTCACAACCCCTTCCAGCGTAAAAAGTTATGCTGCTGAAAAGAAAGACAACATCGGTATCGTTCTCGGCACCGTCAACGGCAATGGCCCCCATGCTTTGCTGCTGGCCCTCGGAAGAGCTTCCGGCATGCCTGTTCAGCGTAACATCGGCAGGGTTAAAAGCGGTAGCCTGAAACTCCAGGAAAGTGCTGTCGTTAAAATCGGTGACAAAAACGTGGACGCCCTGGATAGCGTTGATCTCGACACCCTCTGGGAAAAACGTTACATCACCTTTGAACGCAACGAGGCAGCACCTGGTTATCTGTTTAATGACGATAATATGCTCGGCTCCCTTACCAGCGACTTCAGTTCTCTGCGCAATGGCCGTACCATTGACAAAGCAGTGCGTATCGCCTATGAAGTGTACTACAACGAGTTGAAAAATGATGTGGACGTAGACGACAATGGCCGCCTGAGCAGCGCCATCGAAGCAGCACTGTCATTAAACATCGAAGAAGCCATCGGCCGCAGAATGGCAGGTGAAATCAGCCAGAATAATGATGGCACGCCTGCAGTAGAAGCCCTGGTAAACCCCGATCCATCCACCTATGCAGGTCTGTACAGCGCTGCCGGTATCGACAGCCCGGATTTCAATATCCTCGCTACAAACCTGGTGTACATCTTCGTACGTATCCGTCCGAAAGGTTGCCTCAAATACATCGATGTATTCCTGGGATACACCGCTGCTTAATCATTAATTATCAATTTTAAACTAACAGCAAATGGCAATATTTGATTCAAGAGAATTTGAATGGGCGGATGTCAAGGTAGTACTCTTCGGCCGCGAAATCTCCGGCCTGCGCGGACTGACCTACAAAAAATCACAGGAGAAAGAAGTCATCTATGGCGCCGGCAACCGTCCCCTGGCCGTACAACGCGGCAATAAAAAATACGAAGGAACCCTTACCATCCTGAAAAGCGAGTTTGATCAACTGAACATAGCAGCTATCAGCGCAGGTTACAGCGACATCGTAGATGTGCCCGGTAAAGCTATCAGCATTATCGTTACCTACAAAAAAGAAGGTGACGCCTATGTGCAGGTAGACAAAATCTCCAACGTGGAATTTACTGATTTCGAAGATGGCATGAAACAAGGGGATAAGTTCAAAGAAGTGAGCTTACCGTTTATCTGCCTGGCAATCAGCAAAACCAAAGGGACCGGCAACTAAGGCCCCTGTCATCAACTATCAACAATATTATCACACTAAAAATTTAGTATACAATGTCAAAACAACTGATCGGACAGGTATCACAGGAACAGATTGATGCCTGGAAAAAAGAACACGGTAAAGTCTTTGCATACAAAATCGAAGGCCGGATAGGTTATTTAAGAACAGTATCCCGCGATGTTTACAGCCTGGCTGCCACAAAGGTTTCTTCCAGCCCGGCCAAGTTCAACGAAACTGTTATCAACGGTATCTGGCTCGGAGGCGATGAAGCTATCCGCAAAGAAGACCGCTACTACTTTGGCCTCAGCGATTTTGTTGAAGAGTTGATGAACAAGAAAAAAGGTGAACTGGGGGAGCTCTAAAAAACGCCAAAGGCGATTTTCAAAGTAACTATGTTTTATACATAGACCTCCAGTTACGCTATCATTTCGGTATAGACCCCTCCTCACTCGATGATGATTCATGGGCACAACATTGGGCCATACTGGAAGATATGCGTAAAAAAGAAGCCCAACAAAGGTCCCTCGGCATGTAGCCGGGGACCTTTAAAAAATTGACACTATGGACATCAAGTCAACGATGGCCGATTTCCAGAGCTCTCTCGGGAGAATGGCCAGAGACATGAATATTACGGCGGCCTTCAAGCTGATGGATGTAGGCGTAAAAGGCTCTGAAGCACAGCTGGATCGCCTGAACCAGGCGGTGGAGATATTCACACCCGGACTGCAGTCGCTCGCACGGATTTCAGATGATGCCGGTGCGAATATCGCTGCCTCTTTCACTAAAGCAACAGAAGAAGTCGATAATTTAACCGATGCATTCAAAGACCTGCAAAAGGTCATCAAAGCAAGTAATGCTGCCGGCAACGGAAGAAGGGGCGATGGACCTACCGGCAGGACGGAAGAAGCCGACCAGGAGCTCGCTGATGGATACCAGGAGGCAATGGGCAACATTGCCAGTGTGGGACTGGAATTGCTGGGCAAAGGCCTTGACATAGCCATGGCAAAGGAGCAGATGAACATCGAGTTCAAAGCCGCATTCGGTTCACAAGGCGGTCAAATGCAGCAGCAGGTCAAGAAAATGGCAGACGATACCACCTTTAACATGGAAGACCTTGCCCCCAATGCACTGGCATTGGCCAATGCCGGTACTGCCGTGAATGATATCGTTCCAACCCTGGGCATGCTGGGAGATATCAGCGGCGGCAGCGCAGAAAAAATGAAGGCGCTGACAGAAGCCTATGCAAGCATCCAGACCGAAGGAACACTGACCAAAGAGAATCTTGCAGCATTAAAATCAGCCGGATTTGATCCGCTGGTGGAAATGACAAAAGTTTCCGGACTGTCGATGGATCAGCTAAAAGCCAATATGGAAGCCGGTAATATCTCGACATCCATGATCCAGGAATCCTTCAAGTCTGCCACAAGCACCGGAGGCCAATACTTTGGCCTGATGGAAGAAAAAGCCTCCACACTCGGAGGCAAATGGGCCATGATCCAGGAGTCGTTCTCCAACGGACTGGGAGTAATAGGCGGCGCCGTACTGGGAGTAGTAGGCTTATTCGCCGACTTTGGAATGGCATTGAAGGATGGAGAAATCGGTGCCATGCTATTAGCCGCAGGCTTAGGCGGGCTC belongs to Chitinophaga sp. HK235 and includes:
- a CDS encoding Mu transposase C-terminal domain-containing protein, with translation MKFDSRNRLCIEGHEFIKTKENPGGLVPKGTYDSLKSRNRIEVLERGGNGRSVLIVYASLPEVYKELIVTKYGDPHAYLCKQPLLHLIRKDPRAEKFFLDYRYDENKCLPAGHVEKYVIAAAWLDMLVQVCKEKYFIRKQLGISKETFWKTVLELIVTHDILLPHSYKRLNKKIRQYEELGYACLIDWRFGNQNSAKIKDELSESMLLELIAHPNQHDDTVIARAYNQWASQHAYAAITAATVGNHRRNNYYQLQLFREGSAAWYNQFGKQTKRNRPSAPLLLVGSDDNDVDLYFRDEHASNEQQLVTRYYHRFKAVVISDAFNDYPLGYFYADSISTDLVKMAWLDAMYHIHQLTGAWYLPHQLQTDRWNLKALESFYQQIDAGYFPAAARAPRSKYIERTFGKRWHQHLRRFDNYAGNNITSRSRLNPDHLAKQKKLFPEKEEAFPILQTFIEGLRQERNPATGRTRQEDWIASFNASASSKQRCITDEQLLLIFGVPHTHSNTITNGGIRMTIKGRTHEYEIPDALYLRNVGKKVQLIYDPFDLSRILVTDGQQLRFVAHTQQKLPAARADYQEGDEARLWQHLHNKKELVKMITDKKRNRETLLEKNKANAAALLQARVMIKEIKQQAEDNVQEFIPSATSDFDPLDLM
- a CDS encoding DUF2586 family protein, producing the protein MARPKVNISTTNGNLGGLAPNVDGVCGLIMAIPQAPTSGFGTPVLIKSKKQAGEELAQATNALALTAINDGFFAEAAEGSKLYCLFVAAATTMEDMLLPANADKLLTFANGTISLLGLAKFPASGYTPVVTDGIDADVVKAADAAQILSTKWFNLRKPFRALLQGFGFTTPSSVKSYAAEKKDNIGIVLGTVNGNGPHALLLALGRASGMPVQRNIGRVKSGSLKLQESAVVKIGDKNVDALDSVDLDTLWEKRYITFERNEAAPGYLFNDDNMLGSLTSDFSSLRNGRTIDKAVRIAYEVYYNELKNDVDVDDNGRLSSAIEAALSLNIEEAIGRRMAGEISQNNDGTPAVEALVNPDPSTYAGLYSAAGIDSPDFNILATNLVYIFVRIRPKGCLKYIDVFLGYTAA
- a CDS encoding CHAP domain-containing protein, whose amino-acid sequence is MTLAEKVLAVALSQEGVEEHPRGSNAGPEVNQYLKSVGLGPGYPWCMAFVYWCMQQATTALGVKNELTKTGGVLLQWRTTGMKKVQTSRSVIPGAIFIMEYGNGFGHTGFVISVDGNKVYTIEGNTNDQGSREGFTVAKRIRPATSFKGFLIP
- a CDS encoding ATP-binding protein, giving the protein MKKQAVMPAWHFVETIASQTLDAYFEDAKMYGNVFAITGAAGSGKTFSAQRFSTTEPSVIHLECAEHWNRKIFLRKILTAMHKEPQGYNVGDLLDEIVSHLLVMEEPLLILDEADKLSDQVLYFFITLYNLLRGKCGIVMMATNHLVKRMERGRRLNRKGYTEIYSRLGRRIIQLPSLNKQEIIAICEANGISEQPAAVEIFHECEGDMRRLEREVHKRKRKMLKQTQK
- a CDS encoding DUF6549 family protein, encoding MRNIPLFVAALLAILLLYRECGRIVNPIQPLITSIDTPIVQHYRDAEGLQHAVTAVSTNKALAPVAAISKKVTVKPEKIQQVTNAVTITSDTIPAIAVNHVQDTTVFYYEDDWISIHGVLHDSVQITYKMRDSIWLAAYQKKEGLFRKATYIDGFSANPHTTITGLKSINLNTLNRRQARLSIGPSIGYYYAGGKFQWSAGIGMQYNIIRF
- a CDS encoding tape measure protein is translated as MDIKSTMADFQSSLGRMARDMNITAAFKLMDVGVKGSEAQLDRLNQAVEIFTPGLQSLARISDDAGANIAASFTKATEEVDNLTDAFKDLQKVIKASNAAGNGRRGDGPTGRTEEADQELADGYQEAMGNIASVGLELLGKGLDIAMAKEQMNIEFKAAFGSQGGQMQQQVKKMADDTTFNMEDLAPNALALANAGTAVNDIVPTLGMLGDISGGSAEKMKALTEAYASIQTEGTLTKENLAALKSAGFDPLVEMTKVSGLSMDQLKANMEAGNISTSMIQESFKSATSTGGQYFGLMEEKASTLGGKWAMIQESFSNGLGVIGGAVLGVVGLFADFGMALKDGEIGAMLLAAGLGGLALILSWNAIVAGFNAIALGGLNLAMTVFNALANANPIMLIVTGLALLVGGLIYAYKHFEWFKKGVQVFFNVLLEAGKFVLNFLLAPLELFMEGIRGVLNLIQKVTGADLSSQINGIDNILKKKHELLDPKNPLAPLNEPKEKAAPAAPAPPNPLQNPALVPAQFPGINGLKVIPKTGGATATTTTGATGISGAQASTSIQPDQNLGNRSDSINSGGKSAITINIGKQIETLEIHAMSAKEGIEEMTGLIREEMRRVFYSLNGLAT
- a CDS encoding helix-turn-helix transcriptional regulator, coding for MTDGQRILYIRKLIKKSQQDFALMLGISQAALSDIENEKNGISYPVFKRLVEEVGIHPYWFMWEQDPIFRDNSFHDKYKISYKDASPTASVSASATSKKATGKKSGAQPEVTMEDILRELTMLRGEVSKIKQEGKKSR